A region from the Vicia villosa cultivar HV-30 ecotype Madison, WI linkage group LG3, Vvil1.0, whole genome shotgun sequence genome encodes:
- the LOC131656591 gene encoding protein FAR1-RELATED SEQUENCE 5-like isoform X1, with protein MLGMVHPDNIVHDDVVAKAEVMSMIDAVDVQQQFTIDRSFGRREQLIDWVRNEASKLGFGIVILRSDNGNSRRKAFVVLNCERGVSYVQSNRVLKHEDTGSRKCGCPFKLRATRRVVDLWRLTVICGIHNHALDPKLHRHPMACRLSREEKIVISNLSIVKVAPRNILADLKRKKPDNVSNIKQVYNERHNLKVLKMGPRAEMQQLLKLLGDNKYVSSFRTSEDKVTVRDIFWTHPKSIKLFNTFPTVLIMDSTYKTNKYRLPLLEIVGVTSTDKTYSVGFAFLNSHRDMYARLYEN; from the coding sequence atgttaggtatggtgcatccggacaacattgtgcacgaCGACGTAGTGGCTAAAGCGGAAGTTATGTCGATGATCGATGCGGTTGATGTACAGCAACAATTTACaattgatcggagcttcggtagacgcgaacaattgattgattgggttcgtaacgaagctagtaaacttggatttggaattgttattttaaggtctgacaatggaaatagtaggcggaaagcttttgttgttttgaattgcgaacggggtgtgagttatgtacaatcaaaccgggtgttaaaacacgaagacacgggatcgagaaagtgtgggtgtccgtttaagttgcgcgcgactcggagggttgttgatttgtggcgtttaaccgtcatttgtggaattcataatcatgccttggatccCAAGTTACAcaggcatccaatggcgtgtcgtttgtcccgtgaAGAGAAGATTGTGATTTCGAATTTATCGATAgttaaagtggcgcctcgcaacatacttgccgatttgaaacgGAAGAAACCGGAtaacgtttcaaatatcaagcaagtttacaatgaacgacataatctcaaagttttgaaaatgggccctcgggcggaaatgcaacaacttttgaaactattgggcgataacaaatatgtgtcaagcttccgaacgtccgaggacaaagttacggtgcgtgatattttttggactcatcccaaaagtatcaaattattcaacacatttccaaccgttcttatcatggattcgacgtacaagacaaacaaatataggcttcctcttctagagatagtgggtgtgacctcgacggataagacttattcggtcgggtttgcttttttgaaTTCGCATCGGGACATGTAcgcccgactatatgaaaattaa
- the LOC131656591 gene encoding protein FAR1-RELATED SEQUENCE 5-like isoform X2 has translation MVHPDNIVHDDVVAKAEVMSMIDAVDVQQQFTIDRSFGRREQLIDWVRNEASKLGFGIVILRSDNGNSRRKAFVVLNCERGVSYVQSNRVLKHEDTGSRKCGCPFKLRATRRVVDLWRLTVICGIHNHALDPKLHRHPMACRLSREEKIVISNLSIVKVAPRNILADLKRKKPDNVSNIKQVYNERHNLKVLKMGPRAEMQQLLKLLGDNKYVSSFRTSEDKVTVRDIFWTHPKSIKLFNTFPTVLIMDSTYKTNKYRLPLLEIVGVTSTDKTYSVGFAFLNSHRDMYARLYEN, from the coding sequence atggtgcatccggacaacattgtgcacgaCGACGTAGTGGCTAAAGCGGAAGTTATGTCGATGATCGATGCGGTTGATGTACAGCAACAATTTACaattgatcggagcttcggtagacgcgaacaattgattgattgggttcgtaacgaagctagtaaacttggatttggaattgttattttaaggtctgacaatggaaatagtaggcggaaagcttttgttgttttgaattgcgaacggggtgtgagttatgtacaatcaaaccgggtgttaaaacacgaagacacgggatcgagaaagtgtgggtgtccgtttaagttgcgcgcgactcggagggttgttgatttgtggcgtttaaccgtcatttgtggaattcataatcatgccttggatccCAAGTTACAcaggcatccaatggcgtgtcgtttgtcccgtgaAGAGAAGATTGTGATTTCGAATTTATCGATAgttaaagtggcgcctcgcaacatacttgccgatttgaaacgGAAGAAACCGGAtaacgtttcaaatatcaagcaagtttacaatgaacgacataatctcaaagttttgaaaatgggccctcgggcggaaatgcaacaacttttgaaactattgggcgataacaaatatgtgtcaagcttccgaacgtccgaggacaaagttacggtgcgtgatattttttggactcatcccaaaagtatcaaattattcaacacatttccaaccgttcttatcatggattcgacgtacaagacaaacaaatataggcttcctcttctagagatagtgggtgtgacctcgacggataagacttattcggtcgggtttgcttttttgaaTTCGCATCGGGACATGTAcgcccgactatatgaaaattaa